A part of Catenulispora sp. MAP5-51 genomic DNA contains:
- the fxsT gene encoding FxSxx-COOH system tetratricopeptide repeat protein yields the protein MTGSEAADGRIVTFYSYKGGTGRTMALANAAWILAAAGHRVLMIDWDLEAPGLHRFFEPFLGDGRLRDVPGIINMIDQYCDSANARRTGTDGTEGTTIDPVAWWAENAHVSDNAVELDWDFESGGSLHFIRAGRTAPVQSAGIPAMDWFTFYHHLGGNAYLKQMRLQLKQAYDYVLIDSRTGNSDIEDICTKSLPDDLVVCFTLSGQNIDGTAMMAVEAYENRATDWRRPPVRILPVVTRVDDSDSDRRDTGLAVAQARFAPFVNRIGSHDAATYWNLAQIPYKALYSYEELLAVFGDSPGNPQSVLAAMERLVGLITEGEVTSLARMDEGLRLRHRQKFFRRAPVALADVCISHLAADRTWVAWLRWLLRGAGLETSVDEASAADGRALDPLTAEQMRSAPYTLVLVSGAYQQSALGRSVWASRNDVPAQPTQLGKLVALHVEPPMAGGALRWSPSVETVNRSEVDVAGSLLAALGSPMTAEQALTEAERIGPRVRYPRSRPDHWKVPNRVVRFTGREDSLARLRNQLTAGVRGDMTHAVLGISGIGKTALVVEYAHRFQHHYDVVWWIRAEHLNFVTEDLAELARRLGLEVQNVGEAADAVREDLRAGRRGGRWLLVYDNAEDPEQLLDRLPSAANGHVLVTSNNSKWSSAVPAMEIEVFDLAESIDLLTRRVPGLSEQHAKLVAVEVGNLPLAVEIAGSWLAETGMPVEAYLELLRSDPAATLERGHASGYDRSVIAAWRLNVAKIGELSPGAERLLQLLAFCGPEPVAANLVYGDAMSRALLPYDSRLRSGKGPIGQYVQLLNNYGLVTVPRGTDKPLQVHRLIQQVVRDEIPEPADREALRRAIHEVLVAARPPQGDVDNAKTWPVYAEIWPHLVHSEARRGNAETRQLYVDRVRHLRLRGEPRPAAELAEETVALWEADPDIGPDDARTLSMRFELANALRALGDPARSLEINTDVLERQRSHPDLGPEHLATLMTVGGLASDYRALGRFQESLALDRANHADFLTHIGRDHSRTLLAASNLAVALRAAGEPFEALKIDQQTLDDRRDVLGETDFLTFKSAINLARDLRDCGDRSGALELLKVTYRDAREALGDDAPATIEAARALSTSYRKAGDYTEAGKLLERLRVQLGAPESVQSVPQLGYALNAAAHRAGSGDVQGALDLALTTLQKYQDKQPHHPDTMVCANNVAIYLRRLGRTEESLERLRVTFSELTTALGSTHLSTLGCAINLGNALAETGHLDEAEELYLATADLLRTVLAPAEPAARESHPDLLACQANLAITWHETGREDQAVTERARVRKLMAATRGEKHPSTSRLDRWERADRELDATPL from the coding sequence ATGACGGGCTCGGAAGCCGCCGACGGCCGGATCGTGACGTTCTACAGCTACAAGGGCGGCACCGGCCGCACCATGGCGCTGGCGAACGCGGCCTGGATCCTGGCCGCCGCCGGGCACCGGGTCCTGATGATCGACTGGGACCTGGAGGCGCCGGGCCTGCACCGGTTCTTCGAGCCCTTCCTCGGGGACGGGCGGCTGCGCGACGTCCCGGGCATCATCAACATGATCGACCAGTACTGCGACTCCGCCAACGCCCGGCGGACCGGCACGGACGGCACGGAAGGCACAACCATCGACCCGGTCGCATGGTGGGCGGAGAACGCCCACGTGTCCGACAACGCGGTCGAGCTGGACTGGGACTTCGAGTCCGGCGGCAGCCTGCACTTCATCCGGGCCGGACGCACCGCCCCGGTGCAGTCCGCCGGGATCCCGGCCATGGACTGGTTCACGTTCTACCACCACCTCGGCGGAAACGCGTACCTGAAGCAGATGCGGCTCCAGCTCAAGCAGGCGTACGACTACGTCCTGATCGACAGCCGCACCGGGAACAGCGACATCGAGGACATCTGCACCAAGAGCCTTCCCGACGACCTCGTCGTGTGCTTCACCCTCAGCGGCCAGAACATCGACGGCACAGCGATGATGGCGGTCGAGGCCTACGAGAACCGAGCCACCGACTGGCGGCGCCCCCCGGTCCGCATCCTGCCGGTGGTGACCCGCGTGGACGACTCGGACTCCGACCGGCGCGACACCGGCCTGGCCGTGGCGCAGGCCCGGTTCGCGCCGTTCGTGAACCGGATCGGCTCCCACGATGCCGCGACCTACTGGAACCTCGCGCAGATTCCTTACAAGGCGCTGTACTCCTACGAGGAACTGCTCGCCGTCTTCGGCGACTCGCCCGGCAACCCGCAGTCGGTGCTGGCCGCGATGGAGCGGCTGGTCGGACTGATCACCGAGGGCGAGGTGACATCGCTGGCTCGGATGGACGAGGGCCTGCGGCTGCGGCACCGGCAGAAGTTCTTCCGGCGTGCACCGGTCGCGCTGGCCGACGTCTGCATCAGCCACCTGGCGGCCGACCGGACCTGGGTGGCGTGGCTGCGCTGGCTGCTGCGCGGCGCGGGCCTGGAGACGTCCGTGGACGAGGCGTCCGCGGCCGACGGCCGGGCCCTTGACCCGCTGACCGCCGAGCAGATGCGGTCGGCCCCCTACACCCTGGTCCTGGTGTCCGGCGCCTACCAGCAGTCGGCGCTGGGCCGGTCGGTCTGGGCCAGCCGCAACGACGTGCCGGCCCAGCCGACCCAGCTGGGCAAGCTGGTGGCGCTGCACGTGGAGCCCCCGATGGCGGGCGGCGCGCTGCGCTGGTCGCCGTCGGTGGAGACGGTGAACCGCAGCGAGGTCGACGTGGCCGGCTCGCTGCTGGCCGCGCTCGGCTCGCCGATGACCGCCGAGCAGGCGCTGACCGAGGCCGAGCGGATCGGGCCCCGGGTCCGGTATCCCCGCTCCCGGCCCGACCACTGGAAGGTGCCGAACCGGGTCGTCCGGTTCACCGGGCGCGAGGACAGCCTGGCCCGGCTGCGGAACCAGCTCACCGCGGGCGTCCGGGGCGACATGACGCACGCCGTGCTCGGCATCAGCGGCATCGGCAAGACGGCGCTGGTCGTGGAGTACGCGCACCGCTTCCAGCACCACTACGACGTGGTCTGGTGGATCCGCGCCGAGCACCTCAACTTCGTCACCGAGGACCTGGCCGAGCTCGCCCGGCGGCTGGGCCTGGAGGTCCAGAACGTCGGCGAGGCCGCCGACGCCGTCCGGGAGGACCTGCGCGCCGGCCGGCGCGGCGGGCGCTGGCTGCTGGTGTACGACAACGCCGAGGACCCGGAGCAGCTGCTGGACCGGTTGCCCTCGGCCGCGAACGGCCACGTGCTGGTCACGTCGAACAACTCGAAGTGGTCCAGCGCGGTGCCGGCGATGGAGATCGAGGTCTTCGACCTGGCCGAGAGCATCGACCTGCTCACCCGCCGGGTCCCGGGCCTGTCGGAACAGCACGCCAAGCTGGTCGCCGTCGAGGTCGGCAACCTCCCGCTGGCCGTCGAGATCGCCGGCTCCTGGCTGGCCGAGACCGGGATGCCCGTCGAGGCCTACCTGGAGCTGCTGCGCAGCGACCCCGCCGCGACGCTGGAGCGCGGGCACGCCTCCGGGTACGACCGCTCGGTCATCGCCGCCTGGCGGCTGAACGTGGCCAAGATCGGCGAGCTGTCCCCGGGCGCGGAGCGGCTCCTGCAGCTGCTGGCGTTCTGCGGCCCCGAACCGGTCGCGGCCAACCTCGTCTACGGCGACGCCATGAGCCGCGCCCTGCTGCCCTATGACAGCAGGCTGCGCTCCGGCAAGGGCCCGATCGGGCAGTACGTGCAGCTGCTCAACAACTACGGCCTGGTCACGGTGCCGCGCGGCACCGACAAGCCGCTCCAGGTCCACCGGCTGATCCAGCAGGTGGTCCGGGACGAGATCCCGGAGCCGGCCGACCGGGAGGCGCTGCGCCGCGCGATCCACGAGGTCCTGGTCGCGGCCCGGCCGCCGCAGGGCGATGTGGACAACGCGAAGACCTGGCCGGTCTACGCCGAGATCTGGCCGCACCTGGTGCACTCCGAGGCGCGCCGCGGCAACGCCGAGACCCGCCAGCTCTACGTCGACCGGGTCCGCCACCTCCGGCTGCGCGGCGAGCCGCGCCCGGCGGCCGAACTGGCCGAGGAGACGGTCGCGCTGTGGGAGGCCGATCCGGACATCGGGCCGGACGACGCGCGCACTCTGAGCATGCGCTTCGAGCTGGCCAACGCACTGCGCGCGCTGGGCGACCCGGCCCGGTCCCTGGAGATCAACACCGACGTGCTGGAGCGCCAGCGGTCGCACCCGGACCTCGGCCCGGAACACCTGGCGACGCTGATGACGGTCGGCGGGCTGGCCTCCGACTACCGGGCCCTGGGCCGTTTCCAGGAATCACTGGCCCTGGACCGCGCGAACCACGCCGACTTCCTCACCCACATCGGCCGGGACCACTCCCGGACCCTGCTGGCGGCCAGCAACCTGGCCGTGGCGCTGCGCGCGGCGGGCGAACCCTTCGAGGCGCTGAAGATCGACCAGCAGACCCTCGACGACCGCCGGGACGTCCTGGGCGAGACGGACTTCCTGACCTTCAAGTCGGCCATCAACCTGGCCCGCGACCTGCGGGACTGCGGCGACCGCAGCGGCGCCCTGGAACTGCTCAAGGTCACCTACCGGGACGCCCGCGAAGCCCTCGGCGACGACGCCCCGGCCACCATCGAGGCGGCCCGGGCCCTGTCCACCAGCTACCGCAAGGCGGGCGACTACACCGAGGCCGGCAAGCTGCTGGAGCGGCTCCGCGTCCAGCTCGGCGCGCCGGAGTCGGTGCAGTCGGTGCCGCAGCTCGGCTACGCGCTCAACGCCGCCGCCCACCGCGCCGGCAGCGGCGACGTCCAGGGCGCCCTGGACCTGGCCCTCACGACGCTGCAGAAGTACCAGGACAAGCAGCCCCACCACCCCGACACCATGGTCTGCGCCAACAACGTCGCGATCTATCTGCGGCGCCTGGGCCGCACCGAGGAGTCGCTGGAACGGCTGCGTGTGACCTTCTCGGAACTGACCACGGCGCTGGGGTCGACCCATCTCAGCACCCTGGGTTGCGCGATCAACCTCGGGAACGCCCTCGCCGAGACCGGCCACCTCGACGAGGCCGAGGAGCTGTACCTGGCGACCGCCGACCTCCTGCGCACGGTGCTGGCGCCGGCCGAGCCCGCGGCCCGCGAGAGCCACCCCGATCTGCTGGCGTGCCAGGCGAATCTGGCGATCACCTGGCACGAGACCGGCCGGGAGGACCAGGCCGTGACCGAGCGGGCCAGGGTGCGCAAGCTGATGGCGGCGACCCGCGGCGAGAAGCACCCGAGTACGTCGCGGCTGGACCGCTGGGAGCGGGCCGACCGGGAGCTGGACGCGACGCCGTTGTGA
- a CDS encoding alpha/beta hydrolase → MRTQVVAEGGRGLAVESWGPEDGYPILYLHGMPGSRRGPRPLVNHLYNSGLRLIAYDRPGYGGSGRLEGRSVSHAAADVASIADALGIETFSVMGRSGGGPHAMACAALLPDRVQNVAILVSLAPFDVDPAELDWFGGMTPSNIHAFTLAAEDHGSLHEELLQRHSALNSDPQQMIRSLVPEMSPGDRRIVWETGVRRMLVQNFDAAFDPDEADADARDHGLQGWFDDVVSLVKPWGFQVSDIEVPALLWQGELDTFSPMDHFYWLADHIKNATTMLALDTAHFGAIPAMPRILRWLANTANPAGAASRR, encoded by the coding sequence GTGAGAACGCAAGTGGTGGCCGAGGGTGGTCGGGGGCTCGCGGTGGAGTCCTGGGGCCCGGAGGACGGGTATCCGATCCTTTATTTGCACGGGATGCCCGGAAGCCGTCGCGGGCCGCGACCTCTTGTCAATCACTTGTACAACTCGGGCTTGCGGCTTATCGCCTATGACCGGCCAGGATACGGTGGCTCCGGGCGGTTGGAGGGGCGGAGTGTGAGTCACGCCGCCGCCGATGTCGCGTCGATCGCCGATGCGCTGGGCATCGAGACGTTCTCCGTCATGGGCCGCTCCGGGGGCGGTCCGCATGCGATGGCGTGTGCCGCGCTCTTGCCGGATCGGGTGCAGAACGTGGCGATCCTGGTAAGTCTGGCGCCCTTCGACGTGGACCCCGCGGAACTTGACTGGTTCGGGGGGATGACCCCGTCCAACATCCACGCTTTCACGCTGGCTGCCGAGGACCACGGATCCCTTCACGAAGAACTGCTTCAGCGCCATTCGGCGCTGAACTCCGATCCACAGCAGATGATCAGATCCCTCGTCCCGGAAATGTCGCCGGGAGATCGCCGGATCGTTTGGGAGACCGGCGTGCGCCGCATGCTGGTGCAGAACTTCGACGCCGCCTTCGACCCCGACGAGGCGGACGCGGACGCGCGCGACCACGGTCTGCAGGGTTGGTTCGACGACGTCGTCTCACTGGTGAAGCCCTGGGGGTTCCAGGTGTCGGACATCGAGGTGCCGGCCCTGCTCTGGCAGGGCGAGCTGGACACGTTCTCGCCGATGGACCACTTCTACTGGCTCGCCGACCACATCAAGAACGCCACGACCATGCTCGCGCTGGACACCGCCCACTTCGGCGCCATCCCGGCCATGCCGCGGATCCTGCGCTGGCTGGCGAACACCGCGAATCCGGCGGGCGCGGCGTCACGGCGCTGA
- the fsxC gene encoding FxsC protein: MAGSRPSGDEPSVHEPLFFLSYARPHESEAEHPREEPDLFLTFFDDLTQRISTLLPGERPGDLGYAASAVAPGQSILQALAMCHVFVPLISPQYFRSRFCGLEWSAFRKRVGTRDLALHFVPVTWAPVEQADIPPDVLEINFQTPRQGRADITEGLYSLMVDRAPGSDYDRVVRNVARTISEAAREHPLPAGRPASLRSLPNAFRAAPTRLRLRIVILAPTRDRSPEGRTAVEHYGPTQTGWAPYDDRWDRTLAADVKTVADRLGYDPEIVAFDDVAPALLAGTLAGAPTILLIDNWALLDTGWRDQVAAYVDPAAKRPAWETFMVVRDEKDPQTRERGADLRAAVDETLGASLQAMQTVVQHAASGNGPRERFPSHFSTVAEFAAGLFRFRRSQ; the protein is encoded by the coding sequence ATGGCGGGCTCTCGACCGTCCGGTGACGAACCGTCCGTCCACGAACCGCTGTTCTTTCTCAGTTATGCCCGCCCGCACGAGTCCGAGGCGGAGCATCCCCGGGAGGAGCCGGATCTCTTCCTGACCTTCTTCGACGACCTCACCCAGCGGATCAGCACCCTGTTGCCGGGCGAGCGTCCCGGCGACCTGGGCTACGCCGCCTCCGCCGTCGCGCCGGGACAGTCCATACTGCAGGCCCTGGCGATGTGTCACGTCTTCGTGCCGCTGATCTCCCCTCAGTACTTCAGAAGCCGGTTCTGCGGACTGGAGTGGTCGGCCTTCCGCAAGCGAGTCGGCACCCGGGACCTCGCGCTCCACTTCGTCCCGGTGACCTGGGCGCCGGTGGAGCAGGCGGACATCCCGCCGGACGTCCTGGAGATCAACTTCCAGACCCCGCGCCAAGGCCGGGCCGACATCACCGAGGGCCTGTACTCGCTCATGGTCGACCGCGCCCCGGGCAGCGACTACGACCGGGTCGTGAGGAACGTGGCCCGGACGATCAGCGAGGCCGCCCGGGAACACCCGCTGCCGGCCGGCAGGCCTGCCTCGCTGCGGAGCCTGCCGAACGCCTTCCGGGCCGCGCCCACCCGCCTGCGCCTGCGGATCGTGATCCTGGCCCCGACCCGGGACCGTTCCCCGGAGGGCCGGACGGCCGTCGAGCACTACGGCCCCACCCAGACGGGCTGGGCCCCGTACGACGACCGCTGGGACCGCACGCTCGCCGCGGACGTCAAGACCGTCGCCGACCGCCTCGGCTACGACCCCGAGATCGTCGCGTTCGACGACGTCGCCCCCGCGCTGCTGGCCGGCACGCTGGCCGGCGCGCCGACCATCCTGCTCATCGACAACTGGGCCCTGCTCGACACCGGCTGGCGGGACCAGGTCGCGGCCTACGTCGATCCGGCGGCCAAACGGCCGGCCTGGGAGACGTTCATGGTGGTCCGGGACGAGAAGGACCCGCAGACCCGGGAACGCGGCGCGGACCTGCGGGCCGCTGTGGACGAGACGCTGGGGGCGAGCCTGCAGGCGATGCAGACGGTCGTCCAGCACGCGGCGTCCGGGAACGGCCCGCGCGAACGCTTCCCCTCGCATTTCTCCACCGTGGCCGAGTTCGCCGCGGGCCTGTTCCGCTTCCGGAGGTCCCAGTGA
- a CDS encoding TIR-like protein FxsC, whose amino-acid sequence MTEEERERLAKAPYFFLSYARMPPHNDTGTISGEPDKDVIEFHQDLCNAIRHLAAVEPGARAGYLDRAMGTATRWEVAVQEALATCRTFVALYKPAYFESSWCGREWAAFERRQQLARQAGSIAYDAIIPVLWADEASLPDPLPKAAKPVQYEDAGQPSSYRLQGLWELRFGMYDLEYKRTTIAIARTILKIARSTQIPQCDISEFSQDDNAFSSVSE is encoded by the coding sequence GTGACAGAGGAAGAAAGGGAGCGCCTTGCCAAGGCTCCCTACTTTTTCCTGAGTTACGCACGGATGCCTCCGCACAACGACACCGGAACAATCAGCGGTGAGCCCGACAAGGACGTCATCGAGTTCCATCAGGACCTGTGCAACGCGATCCGCCACCTGGCCGCCGTCGAGCCCGGGGCGCGGGCCGGCTACCTGGACCGCGCCATGGGAACCGCGACCCGGTGGGAGGTCGCGGTGCAGGAGGCCCTGGCGACCTGTCGAACCTTCGTCGCGCTCTACAAACCGGCCTACTTCGAGAGCAGCTGGTGCGGGCGGGAGTGGGCGGCGTTCGAGCGCCGGCAGCAACTGGCCCGGCAGGCGGGCTCGATCGCCTACGACGCGATCATCCCGGTGCTCTGGGCCGATGAGGCCAGCTTGCCCGATCCCCTGCCCAAGGCGGCCAAGCCGGTGCAGTATGAGGACGCGGGGCAGCCCTCGAGCTACCGGCTCCAGGGGCTCTGGGAGTTGCGCTTCGGGATGTACGACCTCGAATACAAGCGGACCACGATTGCTATTGCCCGCACCATACTCAAGATTGCGCGGTCGACACAGATCCCCCAGTGCGACATCTCGGAGTTCTCACAAGATGACAACGCCTTCAGTTCGGTATCGGAATGA